CAGTGCTCCACAATGTGGGTCGGCGGGACATGCAGGGCCAGCGCCACGTTCATCAGCTGGGCCCCGTCCAGATGGACCCGGGCCCCATAGGTCTGGGCCAGGAGGTGCACCTGGGGACGAGGTGTGGGCAGAGTCAGAGGGGCCAGGCCTGAGGGAGGCATagagggaggtggggcctgggcttAGCTGCCTGAGGAATCAGGAGGGATCAGCAGACCTGGCTGGTGACTGGCTCTGGTGATCTGGGACTCGAGCGGTCAGGCTGTGCTGCCTAAGCCTCCATGCTGGgctctgggaggggctgggggtgcaCATTTAATCCAGCTTTGTCACACACTGACCATGGGCCAAACGACTGTGGGCCAAGGGTAAATGTGTGTCACCTCATTTAGGCTGCACAACTCCAGGGAGACGCCACTGCTCCCATTTCACAGGCAAGGAACGCAAGGCTTGGAGAGTTAGGCTGCTGCCTAACTAGCGTCTGGTGAACAGCAGAGCTCGGACACTGCGGCCTCTTCACCTCGCACGTGGGTGGCAAGGACCAGGTGGAGGGCACTCACACGAGCTTGTTCCTACAGCCTCATGGGGCACACGTTTCCAGACCAGGGCAGCAGGCCCTGGTGCTGCTCTGGGACTCGGCTCTGGGGACTTGGGGGTGGGGGCATCTCTGCTCTTGGGCTGGTGCAGGGACTAGGGGCCCTGACCTGGGGCAATAATTCCCTTTGTGTTTCAGCCTAGGACCACACGTGTGTCCTTCCTGTGACAGGTCTGGCCGCTGCTGGGTGCCCATGGCATAAATCAGAGGGGACTGAACCCCAGGATGGGCCAGGGGCACAGGAAGCCAGGATCAGGCTGGTGGGGGGCACACAGTGGTGGGGCCGGGCCTACCTGGCAAAGGTAGTCGATGGGGAGGACCCGGACACCCGAGCTGCTGCATGAGTTCTCCAGGCAAATGAGCTCGCAGACCTGGTGGTAGGGGCTCTGGAGGCCCCGTGTGATCATCCTCCCCAGCTCAGCCAGGTCCAGGGTGCCGTGGGGCAGCTCTGGGAGGGAGTGGGAGTGCACTCTAGCCATCTGTGGGTCAGGAAGGGGATGAGGGCTGAGGGGTCCAGGGGCACCTCTTGGCGGAGTGGGGGGCTCCTCTGGAGTAAGGAGCCAGATCCTGAGTCCTGTGTCTGCTTCCCCGAGGTCTGGGCCTTGGAGCATttcctctgttctgtgcatcTGGACAGACGTCCCAGCTGGGGAGCACTGGGCCCCTCCCCTGTTAACTCTTCAGATGCTGCTGTCTGGCTCCCGTCGGGAGCGCGGGAGTGCTCCGAGTGTCCGCTAGAGGGCACCAGGCACCAAGCACCGCCCAGGTGTCTGCCCGGCAAGCCTGGGGCCagccgctgccgctgccgcccCCACGTGGCAAATCTGGGGCTctgctctccttccttcctcccctggaGATGCCGCCATCCCAGCCAGCTTCTCCATGGCTGACCTTTTCTCCCCTCTGCAGGTCTCAGCCTGGTGCCTGGGAAGTGGGTTTGCCCCTGAGCAGCCTGCGCTGGCTGGAGGATGCCCAGGGCCCCAGGTGAGCAATGCCTGCTCCTTACCTGAGCCGCCCCACCCTGCTCATAGACGTGGAGGTGGCACTCCTGCCCAAGGAGGAGCTGGGAGCCCCGGCGCCGGCAGTGACACATCACTGAGACAGAAGGAGGGCAGGTCTTGGCATTGAGTCTGGAGGCATGTGGCCCTGCTCAGCGTGGCTAGGCTGAGCCCTAAGGCTACAGTCAACTCACAAATGCCTGAGGCCGGCAAGGAAACAGCACCTTCAAGACACCTCAGTGCCATGTGCTGGAAAACCATGCCCTTATACACACAAGTCTAGAatggctgtgctgtgctgggaatCGCTGGGCCACGCCCAGCCTGCACACCCGCGCCCCGAAGCCCCTCCACAAAGCATCGCCTGCTGGAGAAGCTGCTGCAGTGCTGCTTCTTGGTGGACAAGCAGCCGAGGCACCTGCAGCCATCAGACCct
The window above is part of the Symphalangus syndactylus isolate Jambi chromosome 14, NHGRI_mSymSyn1-v2.1_pri, whole genome shotgun sequence genome. Proteins encoded here:
- the LOC129462359 gene encoding uncharacterized protein isoform X1, whose product is MDCCVHRNSGIHATWPVWATWSALTALNPAVLAITMFVSTKVGSTEQTDNTSSWSPGPGPEVSAWCLGSGFAPEQPALAGGCPGPQVSNACSLPEPPHPAHRRGGGTPAQGGAGSPGAGSDTSLRQKEGRSWH